The Serinus canaria isolate serCan28SL12 chromosome 2, serCan2020, whole genome shotgun sequence genomic interval CGCTCTCCACAGTTGATACCAATCATATATCTGGCATAAATAACACTTCATTAATGAGGCCTTCAGGGCTTTGATGTGTAGAACAATTCTGAAATGAGGAGGCTAACTCAAGTATTTGGCCTTTGGGAAGGCACTGCTTAACTTGACTATAGTCATAGTTTCATTTGTCAAAGTAATatcctcttctcttcttcctcttgttACATGTAGGTCCTGTCAGGTAAGGAAACACATGAATCCTTCACCACATATTATTGGCTTACCAAGAGTGATTTGGCAAGTTTGATATCAATATGCATGTTGTTAGTTCCTGTGGTGTAGCTGATGAACAGTGCCTTGCCCTGAAGAGTTGAAATTTTAGCTTTtgcagatgtaaaaaaaaaagtagttgaTGCCAGACGAGCTGTTTAAAGACAATTATCTGAAgtcctgtgctgcttctgaaaTGCCCAATGTATGCTGTCTTCCACAGTTAGCTGTGAAGGAGGCTGTCAGAATGGTGGGGAATGTGTCTCTGTCAATGGAGTCGTGAAGTGCCTCTGTGCTTCTGGCTGGACAGGATCAAGATGCCAGGAAGGTGTGTGTCTACATTCATGCAAACATTTATGTTAATTCTAAAACTGcagtaacaaaaacattttaaatgtattaatGGAAATATCATTGCATTACTACAAAAATGAGTGATCTACATTAACAGATAAAATagtgtgaaaatattttgcattaagGTATACGACTGTTCACATTTAAACCAAGATTCTTTACACAGTacctataattttttttttccatttccatggtCCTGGAAATGCTTTTGGAGTTATACCAGTTGATTATCTGGCctagaagaaaatgtgttttgccaTTTTGACTTGTATCATCCTGAATCTTTCATTCTGTCAGGATTCTTTTACATCAGTTTTATAAATCCTGCTGACTTACCCATTCTTTTTCTTGTAGCAATTTGTCCTCAAGGTTGTCGGAATAATGGAGCTTGTGTGGCTCCTGGGATTTGTAGCTGTCCAGCTGGATGGGTCGGTAGAGCATGTCACTTAGGTAAATGACTTctgacatttttcatttatcCTTTCCTCTGTTTGTTTGATTTACCAATCAAAGTGTTCAAATCTTCAGGGCCTAACAAAGCTTCCAGGGAAGGGATCTTAGAGTAGTAACTGAGAGCTGCTTCCACATACTGGAGCTCTTGCAAGTATGTATAGGGAGTAGATTGGCCAGAAACATGTAACATTTCACTTTGAAAgagattcagatttttttttaattaattacttggtatgttttgttggtttttctgaaatattgttTGTAAACTGAGACCCCAGTATGAGGAACTGAAAATTACAGAAGTACTATTGCTACTGGTGGGGATTAGAAGCTTCATTAAATTTTATAGACATGTAAAATTTAAACTTGCTTCACACTTTGAGGTTAAGTTGATAGAATCAACTCCATGTGTTCCTAGAGCTCTGAAAGCTGCCTGTAATCAGGATTAGTACTGACACTCCTGCTGAACAACCACTTCCATTTTCACAAACTTTGATTCACAAAAGCAGGTGATTATAAAGTCTTTAATCTTCGCTTCTTGGGCCTTGTATGCTTGTAACAGCACTGCCCTTGTGGCAATAATCCTGAGACTACAAAAGGcaagggtttctttttttgctctCCAGGAGTCTGAAAACTCATGCAAACATTGGTTTTGAACTGGATATTGTGGGTTCAGAGTCTCTGGATTAAGTCCTCTGCATCTGATATTTTCTCATGGCTTCGGGCATGACACTAAATCAGCTAGTGTTCATTCTCCCACAATACAGATGGTCCAGCAAATATTAACAAGTAATATTTTGATATTCCCATTGACCATCAAAATGGGTTTATATTCATCAGTGTATTGAGATAGAGGGTGATATTGAAAGCCAAGTGTGGGAGTTGCAGAGAACTTCTAGAATGCTTagttccctgcagctgcagtaaTGGCAGAAGTAATGTCAAAATAATCCGTTCCCAAGCTAACTAGATCTGCACCAAGTTTGACTTCTTTTGTGTACATGCTCATACATAACTTGCAGCTCCTGGCTTGTCAGCTGAACTGGTGTGTAGCAGGGGACAGCTGAAGCTGTGCCCTCCTCTGCTCTTGTGGGGGAAGTGGGGGGCAGTGTGTGAGATACTGCTAGGATGAGGTGATTGTTTCCTCATGGGTGTGGATCCAAGCACTGGCTTCAATAAGTTTCAGCAGGAAATTTTATTGTTCTCTCACTTTTATGGGGGCATCCATTTCAAAAAAAGCCTGTGCcttaaagaacagaaattatagtattttaaaagggaaatgGAGCATGAATAAGACTAGACGTACTGTGCTGTATTCCAGTGAAGGCCACAATGCCATAAATTGAGAGACATTGCTTTTCAGTTCTTCCattatgcttttatttataCTGTCCCAGTGCAGTCACCAGGGAacaattctgctgctgcagtgagacaaaaagaaaaatgatccTGTGTTGTGCTGAAGATATGCTGTGTATCTGGTGTCTCATTTCAGCTGTGTGTaagctgccctgccagcacgGAGGGAAATGCATCGCTCCAAATGTGTGTAGATGTCGACTGCCATACTCTGGGCCACAGTgtacaaagaaaaggaaggaatgaagcaACTTCAGCCAAGAtaatctgcatttctgctttttttttttttacgtgACTATACAGAGAGGAAGTCTGCAGCAGTGGGGGACCCTAAAATAGACATGGTAACTTGATTTTAGACAGATTTTTGTCCTCACTATATTAAGTACATGCTTTTCTATATGAAAGGAAGGTATTGCTGATCGTAAGAAAGTTGTTACAATTATCCAACTGTGTGCAGTGTATGACAGACAtcttttctcctcattttttctttataagcAAAAGTATTATTCTTGATTGATGCAGCTGaccttgaaataaaattttcctcaAATCAAGTCAGAATTGATCTATGCtcttctttttgatttttctcccctttgACTAGACTTCCTGTGTtatataattacattttttaaaagcacacgAAACAAAAAGCCCTCAATTCACATCATCAGAAGTGAATGTTAGTTCAAATATAATTTGCCTTGAGATTAAACAGTTGCAAGAGGAAACTTGCAGAGTTTGCATCTTCCAGGAACATTACCAAACTGTAAAGCATCTTATTTAAATCATGGTTATCACTTTATGTCTGCTTCCTGTCCCTCCCCCTCTGATCTGATCTGGATCTCAATCAGctaaacagtatttaaaaaaaaaccccaacaactaGCACTCCCCCGTCAACACTTGTTCAGTCAATTCTGCTGTTACTTCCTAAAAGCTTAATCCATGCTGATACTCTGAAAGTTCTTATCTTGACTGCTTCTAAGGTAATATTATCTGACCATCTCTCAACAtccaattatttcttttccctacCCCAGTGAGACAgggaaatgaattttttttcttaagacaTTGCTAATTCTATGCTATTCAAGACTGTGTTTTTCTGGGAGCAGTATAATGGGAGCCTGCAGACTagcagggaggaaaagctgTGCCTGTCACAAATCACGTGTGGGGGATGTTTGCGTTGTCTTCTGGAGATGTTCCTGTATGGCTTCATTGAGGTTTTGCAGCCTTTCGAATGGGCTGCAGAATGGACTGAGTCACTTATGTTCATTGTTCCTTGTCTCATTTGTGCTGTTTTTTGTATGGCACTGCTGAGGAAGGTTTTGCCAAAACACGCAACCTGAATCAGTGAACTTTCCAAATGATGCTCAgatcagtttttatttttttgagagaTTGATTTTCATTGTCTTCTAGATGAAACTggaattttttctctgtgtgtgtgtgaggattTTAGCTATGCATTACTTTTTGTCTGAACAAGATTTTAACTGTGTTTAACTACCAGAACATGTAGCTCTCATGGGCAGTGACTTAGGTGGACCTGTTTCTCCTGGGATTACAAGCCACTGAGCAAAGAGGCAAAGGTAATGGGGTCTTCTCAGTTACCAATCTTCTCTACAAGAGGGTGCCCAAGCATGCAGAGGGCAATTGAAAGGCAATGGTTTACTTCCTGAGACTCCTCTTTCCTGTTCTGAGCAATTGCATAGCTGAGCTTTCTCCTGTGCTTGCTTTGGAGGCTCAGAGGAAACCTGCTGCAGAGATGTTGTGAAGGatttcctgcagggacagggcccAGCATAAGAGGGATGCacattttttgtgctgcttttgccGGGATACACTGGCTATTACACATCTGCTAGTGAAAATGTGATTCTCATGtgtggaaaattatttcattaatggTTCTGAAGTTTTATAATGATGATGAGATTGATTATGTAATTCTGTGTCACAGTCCACTACATCATGCCGTAATTTAGAAATTCAGGAGTTAGGCTGAtaatattatacatatatatatatatatatatatatatatatatataatacatattattatattataatacaTGTATTATACCTTAGATGACAGTGTTTGCCAGGgaatgaatgggaaaaaaattacttgcacCAGACACAAAATTTAGAACAAATAATCAGTACTATGTTAATACAAAGAAGCATATTATCTCAGTATTATTCCCAAAAAGACTGACTTCTACTAATAAAGACAAAAGTGACAGTAATAGTGACTAGAAGCTGGAAGAGATATTGGCATTGTCAGGAGCAAGAGACCGGAAGCAGTCATTGAAAGATCTGTAATTGGTGTTTCTGAATAGGCCAAAACAAATGCTAATTTAGTTTCCTGTTTAGAAATGATTGAAGTAAGCAGTAATTTGATGCCACACAAAATGCAAGGGCATATTTCAGACATACTACTTGAACATGGCACCATCTACTGGCTACAGTGTTCTTCatggttttggattttgtttgtttgtttttttttattttaagaaatatttcttcttatcATTCAATTAAACTTTAAGTGagtttaaaagtgatttttctagTTAGTTAGAGTCTAACAATCTTAGAATGTATTATTGACGACAGTCTGTGTCCCCAATTATTATTTCCACAGATAAACATACTTAAAAGACTAAAAGAATTGCCAGTAATTCttgccttttgtttgttttctgctcaCTGGAGGATTGAACATACTAGTTAGAGCATGTAATTTTTGGAGATAGCTATGTCTTCCTGTGGGGAGATAAGTAATCATGCAGCTCAAAGGTCCAGAAAAGCAACACAGAACATGCTAGCTCCCTTATTCATTACAGCTAACTGTAACACCTTATACAGATACTCTGGTTTTCACTAAAACAACTGTAAAAAATTTTAGGGATATTGCAGTGGTTGCATTTTTGATACTCTGTCATTCTAGAGTGTGCATAGAAAGGTGAggtgtttcttctttttagttTACTTATATGcacatttttattaatgttttctcttctgctctaAGTGCTTCTGGTAAGAAAGGATTTACTTGGTTTAGCTGTAAAATACCATTTGCTAGCTAAACTGAGCTGTGGGCAGAAGTTGGTAAAATGACCTGATATCAGCATTTGACACctttaaatgacaaaaattgCATAAACAACTTTAGTTATTAGCAAAACTTTCTAACCTCTACATTTGGGTTTGTATATGTACCCCAATGTTATGTTTTGAGAATTTAAACTTCGGATTTTTCCATTTGGGCAAATAATGGAGTGGGTGTAGCCAATTTGTCAAGTAGCTTCAGTTTTTATACCTATTTACTTCAGGTCTTGTGCTGATACTTCTTCACGAGTTTGCTTTTGGTAAATGGAAATGTTGCTTTCTCTTCTCAGCtatgaaaatatataattaaatttCATAGAAAGAAGGAGCCTTTCCCATAGGCCCCacttgtggttttatttttacaccACAGCCAACATGATGTGATATCTTCTGTGATACAAGCCCTTCCTTCAGAGAACATTCACTGTACTGCATTTTGAAAGATCATTTCAAGATTGGGGGCAAAAATCAATGTGCACTTGGGAGAATTTCTGCTGGCCTGCAGAGCAACTGTAGTACAACCAGGTAATAAATGGATGATGTGCATAGGTACCTTCCAGCACTCTTTAGTGTCTAGAGAAATCATGCAAGAAACTTCAACTACGATACTGGTGTTATCCATAATGTGGAAAGAATCACTGCAAAATCTTCAGCTTGATACAAGCTGTCCTTCATTCCACCAGAGTGGAACTGTGTCAGCTCCAACTCTTCTCCCCACTCCCACATCCCCTGACTCTTTTGGGTCTAATTGCAGGTTCCAATTTCAGCAGTTCTGTTAACCTCTGTGCACAAGCCCTCTATAGAAATCCACATCTTGTTACACTGGGCAATTTTACTGTATTGTTGCCATGTGCTTTCTAATTACAGTGAATTCTGTTTCATGTGTATGATGGACAATgtagaaacaaaacaatttcaACTAATCACATAATTACTGGCCAGTTTTGAAGTAGCTATCTGGCATTTTGCATGTACTAATGATTTTTCTGCATCATGCACTTGCtggaaaatagcaaaaataGCACAGCTTAGCACTGAGAATTTTTAACTACTGTAGCAAAACTCTGGATGCTTTTGTTCGCACAGCttgcatttgaaagaaaacaaataggaaagaaataatttctgcctttaaaaccattgaaaataaacagcaaacactaacaattataataaaaaacccctttattGAGCCTGAAATCCTAGAAATGCACAGATATGTATTGATTAAGTTTTGTAAGTGAAGGATTGCACAAACTCATTAACCAAAGTACTATTAGCAGTGCTCCAGACAGATgtaatctttcttttttgcatGGTATCTCTGTAACTGACACATGGAACAGCAGTGATTACAATAAGAGATTATCTGATATTGGGGTGTTTGTACTCTAAAAACTTGTTCAGTACCTTGTGTATCCAAAACAATTCCAAGAGCTAGTCAGATTCTGTTCATCAACATCTTTGTGAGATGTGGGAAAGGAAATGTCCAAGAGGAGTAGGTTTTTAATAATGTAATGGTTCCCAGATCATCAGGCTATCAGCCACATGGATGCTTGATTGAAAGAAACTatggaaacactgaaatttaaaatgcaagtgGGAAATTggacattttttaaatacaccAGTAAGGCACTTGGAAATCCATGAGGTATCATTCTGGAATCATGCTAAGCTCTCAAAATGCCAGCTTACTTGGCAAGATGACTTAAGAAACTATCAAAAGGTGAGGAGAAATCTAGGCACAGAGCTGCTAACAGCTATGATTTGGTAATCAGCATCCCAGAATGGCAGTAAATGGCAAAATTAcctctatttttttcctgttcagaaTTAGTGCATATAAACTGAATATTACTCAGGAGAACCGGAAgtaattatgtttatttttggctaaaaaaaccaaagcagtaAACTTCAATGGCTCAGCTAAAGGGATGTCTGTGTCTATTACATTGTTATGGCAGAAGCTGAAATGTCTTTCTCAGCTCTAGGAGAAGATAGCAGTCCTTTGTAGGAATTTTATCTTTTCAAAAATTATCTGGCAGCTGGTAGGTGCTAACAGTTCATTGGAACAATTggtaatggaaaaaaaatcctctgtgaAGTCTATACAAATACTTTCGGTCATGGTGAGTATGGATGGCATGATGTACAACAAATTTCTCCTCTTATTAGTTCCTATTTTAAGAATCAGCATGGCTGAAAGCGTTGTTAAATTCTCTAAGAGTCTTGGGAACAAAATTTCCTCATATTACTGCCTGCCATCTCAGACAGGGACATACAAATCTTACAGAAACAGGAATAATTCACTAGCTGGCTTTTCAAATTTGTGACTGTAAGTAATGAagtcaaaacagaaaagctgggATCTGGCTTCTGGCTGTAAAGGCTTAGCTAAATCAGAGTCATTCTGCATCTGGCTGGCTGCTAACAGGGCAGGAGGCCTTGCCTCCATTGGTAGTagcccagcctcagctctgatttcccctccttccttgcTACTGGCTTGTTGTTACAACAAGACCCACGTaaacaaaaacaggaaaaaccagttctgctttctcttctgtcCACAGCCAAATAATATATGTATGTAAACAGTGTTTGTAAACAGGAGGTACCATTCACATGTGCAGAAGTGCTGCCTTCCTTGCTAGAGTCACCCAACAGCTGCTACAGTCTTGTTCCCTCAACAGAAATTCCACAGTCCAGTTGAATGAACTGCAGGATTTTGGGCTCTGACATCTGATATAGGATTTCAATAAAGACATCAGAGGCTGTGGGGTTTGTACATGAGGTAGCAAAAAATTacaggaatatatatatatatatatgttttaatGACTATAGGATTGTTGTTTTGAAGCTCACCAACATTTGTGATTAATATGAATCTTTTAAAATTAGGCTTCTGAATATTCCTTTCATTTAAATGACTCTGAAATTGCCTTCAATCCTGTTGCTATTTTCAAGTCTCATACATCCATGCAGCACTGCAATTGAATTGCCACACCTCTTCAACCATGATGTCTTTGTACCttagagagagaaaacaaatattaaaaccaAACTTTAATGAGGCAACCCATTATTATGATTAAGTTTATGAAACAATTTTAATGAATCTCCGCTTGCCTGATATGCAGAATGAAAACAACAAGTGAAACTTGGGCTTatagtttttttgtttcattaagaAGATGTGCCATTTTGATCAATGTATGATACAGCACTGTCTGACTGACTgacaatatatatatatatatatatatatatatatatatttagactAAAAATAGACTAATTCAGTGCAGGACATATTTATGAAAACctttaaatcaaaattatttctctctttgGGTCACATTTTGGAAATCCGTATTACAAACATTACAGTCTTATTGATGTAGGATGAGTAGTTgcatactttaaaaatatctatgaGCATTTCTTGGTTTCAATTCCTGAAACAAATCTACTCCATCTCTCAATTCTTCTGGCAGCACAAATGTGTCTAAATACACTGAAATTAAAAGACAAGAAACACCATAGATGGTGCAAGAGGAGCAGAATGCTTTTACTTCAGACATCACAAAACAGTTAGTTGTAACAAAATGTTTAAACAAATTACTTCATTGAGTGAGCATCAGCACTCAAGCAAGGGAATCCAACAGAAAACTGCATgacaaaacagagaaatggtCATCATTCCCTCTGATACAAAAAAGTAAAGTTATTCCCAAGTTACACTTGATGAACTGACTGGCAGTGTAGTTAGTTGGGAAAAGATCAGGCCTTGACTTGATGCAAGCTAAGAAAGTCATCAGTAGGACACTCTTCCCTAAAATGAGGCCagatgctggaaaagaaaatagtgGTTGTTGTGAAGAGGATAGTTATCAATTCTTACTGCAGGACAAGAGACAATCAGCTTAGTTTGAAACAAAGGAAGTTTACATTTGGTGCTGAGAACAATTCTGTAAGGATTAAGACCTAAACATTCCTGGAAAAGCTCTTAGAAATTCCATTAATTTTCCCTTGCTGCAGAGTGAAAGGAAGAAATCAGACAAAATACACATTTGGTGTATATCATGCTGCTTCAGTGGACATGGGTGCAGTAGTTAATTAACTCCCAAATCACTAGATTGTGATGGTGTCTTGGCTCTACACATACCTGAATTTTCTTCCCACAGAGAACTCCAGTATAACCTGGACGACAAGAGCACACATTGGGCAATACACATTTGCCTCCAAACAGACACTTCTGGCTGCACACAGCTGAAACAAGAGAGGTACATGTGAGGCTTTATTCATGGACACATCTTGGTGAAGGAAAAGTGGATGCTATCTCTAGATAGATATTCTGTTTGTTACAGGAACCAAGACCGTGGAAGGCATTTTCACAGGGTAACATCCCTCACCATAAGGACACTTAAAAGTCACATGGAGCCAACAGTGTTCTTGTGTCTATCCCATCTCCCTTTTGCTTTGATGCAGATTTAACGGAAGAACATGCTGAGGGCATGAATGAGACTGAGCAAAGAACATGAGTAAGGTGGTTTTTGGCACATCTTGCTATTTCAAGCTATCACAATGGCCTGTCAGGGCTTGTGCAGCAGCATACAGCACTGGAGCAAACCAACACACTGCCCACACTCCCAGGGTGCCATCAGATCCTGGAGGGTTTCAGAAGAGGCAGAGCCATCTCTACTCTTTATCCTGCCTTTGACACAGATGTGGATAAACTACATCCAAGGTGCAGGAGGACTTGTCTACACTGTGCATGGCTGAAGCATTCTGAGCTGTGCAAAAGCAAGAGGTTTCAGGTTGCTTCATTCTTACGTGTTTGGCACTGGAATCCTTCCCACTGTGGAGGACAATGACAGGTACTTGGTCCAATACACTCGCCACCATTCTTACATTCCTGAAGGCAGATTGCTGCACAAACATAATCACAAACTATGGTTATATCCCAAGTGGTTACATCGAGTTATTATTCAGATTTCAGGATGCTCTCACAAGAGGTGGGGTGCTTTTCAAACACAAGAGTCACATCATCTTCACTCAAATATGTGTCTAAGGCCAACAAGATATTAAAGAAGAGAGGCAACTAGAAACCAAAACCCACATTCAGAGGTTCTGCTGTGTCACAAATATTCACAAAAGCCTGAAATACTGAATAGAGAACCATTAAagagctttattttttccaaatttacGTTTCTAAAGCACATACCTCGGTGAGAGATCTTTTGTCTGTCATTCAACTGAACACCCAGTGAATCAACTGAAGAATATTTGATCCAAAGTTATTTTCTATGACCCATTTGTCCCCACTTATTAAGCCATGATCTACCCCACAGTTATTTCCATTCACTCATAGCTGATTATTTGATAATCAAATCTCTCCTCCACAGTGTCCAAGAATATCTCACCCCTGTAaatactggaaatattttttttcaaaaaacaacCCCTTTCCATTAATTACAGAAagtaataaaaggaaatttgtttttccttcatgcCATTAGAGAGCTTACTGCCCACATCAGTTCTTAAGCCTTGGGTGGGTACTCTGACAGACACTAACACTTTAGCCATCCTCATGCTGATTTTCATGCAGACTGTGCTTTTATCCATGCTGACACAATTTATTTATGCACCATCAATATCTCTATTAAGATACATTGTGACCCACAGATGTGCAACCATCACAGACCAATTTCTACCTGTCCTAAAGAGCTTGTGCCCACTGCATTATTTATTCACATCACATCCAACTGCTTCCAGTTTTCCAATACTTCaccaaacttctttttttatctgGTTTTATGTCCTACAGCACAAATTggatttctttcacttttttaactctttttgtagaaatgcagatgtttttatttagaCAAGAAtccagaaagaaacaaataatattTGCTATACAAGAATTTCACAGATATTTCGGTCCCATGATTTAGCCTAAGAACTGCATGGTATCAGTTCTCCATCCTAAATTTTGCTGCCAAGATATCCTAAATTTTCCTGCCAACTGTTTTTTCAATGTGTATATATGTTCTTCAGTTCTTTGGCACTAACTCTGTATTATTTGCATGGGCAGAGTTGCCCTGAATCTCATATTACTTTTAAGGTATGGTTCTCCTGGTAACTACAAGGTACTCACGAGTGTTACAtcttcttcctctccatcctgAAGGACAAGAGCAAATGTTTGGGCCTACACATCTTCCTCCATTCATACACCTTGGCTCACAGACACCTTAAAATCAAAAACATCTGCTGTTTAATACACTTAATGATTACACAGTAATTTATTGGTTATTTTTGGATCACAGGAAAATTTTAACACTGGCTTACTTTTTTCACATCTTCTGCCTGTGTACCCATCAGGACAAGTACAGACATTATTTCTCATGCAGTGACCACCGTTCTTACAAGGAGGGCTGCAGACAGCTAAAAGGtgcaaacaggaggaaaaggctgtACTTTGCATTTTGAATTGGTGATATACTTTTGGAAAACAAAGTGCAACAGTAAGATTCTGACAGCTT includes:
- the LOC103812847 gene encoding von Willebrand factor D and EGF domain-containing protein-like, yielding MAGLRLLLGLWLCALCPGPATACSPRCRHGGLCLADGSCLCSKGYEGERCQHATCYPKCKNGGECLRPGKCRCPPGYGGRYCHKVSCEGGCQNGGECVSVNGVVKCLCASGWTGSRCQEAICPQGCRNNGACVAPGICSCPAGWVGRACHLAVCKLPCQHGGKCIAPNVCRCRLPYSGPQCTKKRKE